The Lewinella sp. 4G2 nucleotide sequence AGTTCAGGGGCAAGAAGGAAAAAGAGATAGCTTACGTTACGACGGAAAGCCCGCCGGGTAAGGAGGAAACGTCTTATGACGGGAACGGTTGCAAAATTTATTTGTCCGAATTCAGTGAAAATAGCTCCAGGTGGCGAACAACGGTGGTTACGTGTACGCTTTACTATCAAAGGTGACCAAAGCGAATAATTGGGCCTACCTAACAAACACGCGCCAGTAGCGGCCCGTTGTTATAGACATACTCCAATATTATTCTATCTGAACTGTTATTGCCCGCCCTTTTAGTCAGGGGCGGGCTTTTTTATGGAGTATAGTCCCGATTTACCCATTCCCTGGCACCTGCGGCAGCGCCACGCAGTAAGTCCCGTACGCTGTCGGTGCGCGCCTAAATTGGTGAGCGAAAGCCTAGCGCTAAAAATTAAGCAATAGACCCAAACCATCGGCGGTGCCGCCCAGTCGCAGGGGAAGCGTGCCATTCAATTTGGTCGCAATCACGTAATTGACCAAGTCAAACACAAAGAGAAAGCCACCCTGTAGCATGATGCTGTTACCGTACCCTTTCAGTTGGTCGGTATCGACGCCGGGCCGCTTTGCCCGCTCCGTCAGGTACAGGCCACCGAGCACGTAACCGACGTCTAGCCCCGTGTTGAATAACAAAATTTTCTGAAATTGCTGGTGTTTCTGCATACTCGTAGCCAGGTCCCAACCCGCCGGATCAGCCTGCAAATAGCTGTAGTAGCCAAAGCCGGCGATGGCCAGGTTGACGGTATTCCAGAGCGCATTCATCTCGTGGAAGCGGCGGGTGGCACCCTCGGACCCACCACGCAGTGCCAGACCCGTGCCAATGTTCGCCACGGCCCACCCACCGAGCGTAAGCATGGCCACCTTTTGTTGCTGGAGGCTGGCCTGATTATAGGTAGCCAATAAATCCGTTTCCACCTGGGCAAAAAGCAGGCAGGAAGACAGGAGAATGAGGGTGGTCAGGCCGGTTTTGAGAGACATCATGGACGGGGAAATTGAAAAAATCTTAATCCCCTGAGCGCATTTCGGTTCACCGCCGCAAGCTTTTATTTACGGGGCCTCGAGCGGATTAGTGGAGCAGGAAAATCACCACGTTGTTGTGGGGTGGGACTTCCCGTTATCGAACATGAGGTAGGGTTTTTCACGTTTAAAGAGCTGAATGCGGCCGTTGAACGCCGCTGATTTTGTGCATTTTTAAACTAACCAAACCAATGAAAAAGTTTATTTCAACCCTGGCCTTGACCGCCGTACTTGCCGCCCCATCATTCGCTCAGGTAGAGCGTGTCAATCCGATGAGTGACCGGTCCGCAGACGTGACCAGCTACTCCGACGATCGTAACTACTCCGAAGATTACGCCAAGATGATTCGTAGCCAGTACGAAGTCGATATGCGGTCCCTGACCAGTAAAGCGTTAGGTCTTTCGAGCGAAGAGATCACCGGCTTCACGCCACTGCTGATGTCCTATATGGATGCCAAGAAGGCCCTCAACGTTGAGCGCAACGAATTGGTAGACGAATACGGCGAGGAGATGGCCGAAGACGATACCGTGAAGGACGAGAACGAAGAAACCGCCGACTTCATCGAAAATTACATGGAAGTTGATATCCGTGAAATGGAGCTCAAGAAGGATTACTTCGACAAACTCGAAGACGTAATCGGCTACGACAAAGCCCTAACCTTCTTTGACATCGAAAAGATGTACAGCGACCGTATTCAACGGATGGCCCTGGTGAAAACCATCCCCACCCAACCCGTACTGTACGTACTCGAACCCGTTACCTACAGCTACGAAACCCAGGTGAACGACTACAACAACTGGAATAAGATCTACATCAACGGTGAAGTAGGCTTGGACCACAACTACACCTACAACGGTCTGCAGAAGCTACTCACCGCCGCCGAGGCCATGGTAGCCGCCGAGGGCATCAACGTAGTGAACTTCGACAGCCGCAAAGCCATGATCATGGAGAAAGCCGGCCAGATGAAAGAGAACTGGAGAAGCCTCAGCCACGCCGACCTCGCCCGCCAAGCCTTCACCGAAACGGCTAGCATCCTGAAGGACATCGCCAATGACGGCCGCTTCAGCGTAAGCGATACCTGGACCAACAAGTTGGTTAACAACGCCAAGGCCATCAATCCCAGCGTAAAGCTCACCGACCAGGGTGATGAAGTAAACGCATTCTTCAGCTCCGCCCAGTACATCGTCAACGACCTCGTCGATCAAGCCAACGGAATGACGAAATAGTAAGTGATAAAACCTACTTAACAGCAGATGGCCCCCTCCTTTTCACTAAGGCGGGGGCTTTTTGCGTTTATACGACGGATCAGAATTGGTGACTTCCGTTCCCGGTAGGGAACACCAAGATAGCCCGTGATCAGACGAGACCGAAGGTCCGTCAGATCCCGGCGAATAAGGATGGAGAAGAAGAACCATTTACCTTTACCCCACAACCTCCCCAATGCGCAAAGAACTCCCCGACCACGTAATCTGGCTCGTCGACGGCGACGAAGGGCGCTACGTCCACCAGTACGAATTTCGCCCCTTCGCCATTGGTGACGTCGCTACCTTTTACGACTACCACGAGGACGGCACCTTTGATTACGACTCCGCCACCACCTGCCGGGTAGAACGGGATGCCGTCTACGGCGAAATCGCCCGCAAAGTATGACCGGGCTCAGAGGGCATTATCAAACCATCGTCCCCAACCTCTTCCGCAAAGTGCCGGTCAACTACCGGCGGGAACGGATCGATACACCGGACGGAGATTTTCTCGATCTGGACTGGCTGGACCAATCCGCCGCCAGCAAATTGGTCATCCTTTCGCACGGCTTGGAGGGGGACAGCAGCCGCGTCTACGTCGCCAGCGCGGCTCGGTTCTTCCACGAGCGGGGGTGGGAAGTCTTGGCATGGAACTGCCGCAGTTGCTCCGGCGAAATGAACCGCACCCCGCGGCTGTACAGCCACGGGCAATCGGAGGACGTCGAAACCGTCGTCAACCATGCGCTGCGAGATGATCGTTACGAGCAGGTAACCATGATCGGCTACAGCATGGGGGGCAACCTCACGCTAAAATATTTGGGCACGCTGGGAGACCGCGTCCCCGCCGTCATCACCCACGGTATTGCCTTTTCGGCGCCTGTTTTCATCGAGCACAGCGCAGATAGCCTGGACCACCCCGGTAATTGGGTGTACAGACGGAAATTCAAGCGGTCACTCTTTGCGAAGATCATGGCCAAGGAAGCCCAATTCCCCGGCCGCGTCAACGCTGCGGACATCTCCAAAGTGAAGCGCTGGCGGGATTTTGACCGTTATTTTTCCGCGCGCATCGGTGGTTTCGATAACGTGGACGATTACTACGCCTACCTCTCCTCCGGCAACTTCCTGGCGGGGACTACGACGCCGGTCCTGATCGTCAACGCCAAGAACGACCCCATCGTACCGCCCGCCTGCTCACCGCGGGAATTAGCGGCGACGCATCCGCTCGTCCAATTGGAGGAACCCGCACTGGGTGGTCACGTTGGCTTCGCGCTGCGCGGCAAACCGTATAATGGCATGGACGTACGGGCGCTTGCCTTCATCGAGGGACGCGAACCCTAGCGTAGAGTCAGTCATTTTACCCATAACTCCGTACGTCCAAATTAGCCATTCACCCCATGACCGATCAAGAAGTAGCCCTGTTGCCCGATTTGCCGAACCCGATGGACTCCGGGCTGTACCGGACCATCCCGCTGGCGGCCGTCATCCTTGGCTTTGCGACCGTGGCAATGCTGTGGGGGGAGATCCCCGATCTGATCCCCATGAAGAATGACCTTGATCCCGACGATAACCTCATCACGAAGTACGTCCTCTGGCTGGTACCGGTCGTCAACCTGGCCATCTTCGTGCTGCTGAAAAATGCCGTAAAACCGTCCTGGCAGAAGTACAACGTACCGCTCACGCCCATTACGCCGGAGAACGCCGAGCGGCAGCAACGCATCAATTTAGAGATGACGGCGCAGGTGCGTCTGGTCATCTGTTTGCTCCTCGCCTACATTGCCTACGCGACGGCGCAGTCGGCGGCGGGGCTCACCAAAGGAATGGATATGCGCATCTTCTGGGTCCTCTTCGTCGCCCTGTTCGTCGTAATCGGGGTACAAGTTTACCGAAGCTTGCGGGCGAAGTAATTCCCTCGGTCGGTTACCTTCGCGGCGAACTCACCAATCGACTTATGAACGTTCTCCTCCTCGGTGCCGGCGGCCGCGAACACGCCCTGGCCTGGCGCCTCACCGAAAGCCCCCTCTGCAAGCAACTTTTTATCGCTCCCGGAAACGCCGGCACGGAGGAATTCGGCACCAATCTGGCGCTCAAC carries:
- a CDS encoding YheT family hydrolase, with protein sequence MTGLRGHYQTIVPNLFRKVPVNYRRERIDTPDGDFLDLDWLDQSAASKLVILSHGLEGDSSRVYVASAARFFHERGWEVLAWNCRSCSGEMNRTPRLYSHGQSEDVETVVNHALRDDRYEQVTMIGYSMGGNLTLKYLGTLGDRVPAVITHGIAFSAPVFIEHSADSLDHPGNWVYRRKFKRSLFAKIMAKEAQFPGRVNAADISKVKRWRDFDRYFSARIGGFDNVDDYYAYLSSGNFLAGTTTPVLIVNAKNDPIVPPACSPRELAATHPLVQLEEPALGGHVGFALRGKPYNGMDVRALAFIEGREP